A window of the Thermoanaerobacterales bacterium genome harbors these coding sequences:
- a CDS encoding proline dehydrogenase family protein, with protein MVLLFCSSRLVREGIPTAITIQAYLYRSEQDLRQLIEEGAAVRLVKGAFAESKERAWTNKQDIDANYLRLAQLLLSPEAKAKCFYPIFGTHDDRMINAIRPLLNENGWGKDSYEFEMLYGVRPSLQRQLVDEGHNVRVYLPFGTEWWPYTIRRIGENPANVRLVLRAIRND; from the coding sequence GTGGTATTGCTTTTTTGCAGTTCGCGACTCGTCCGAGAGGGGATTCCGACGGCGATCACCATTCAGGCATACCTTTACCGAAGCGAACAGGATCTCCGGCAACTGATCGAAGAGGGAGCGGCTGTCCGGTTGGTCAAAGGAGCGTTTGCAGAATCAAAGGAGAGGGCCTGGACTAACAAGCAGGACATTGACGCAAATTACCTTCGTTTGGCTCAACTTCTCCTTTCCCCGGAAGCTAAAGCCAAATGCTTCTATCCTATTTTCGGCACCCACGATGACCGGATGATAAACGCAATTCGCCCCCTGCTGAATGAGAACGGATGGGGCAAGGATTCATACGAATTCGAGATGCTCTATGGCGTTAGGCCGTCGCTTCAAAGGCAGTTGGTTGACGAAGGGCACAACGTCAGGGTTTACCTGCCATTCGGCACTGAATGGTGGCCTTACACCATTCGTAGAATTGGAGAGAACCCGGCAAATGTGCGCTTGGTATTACGTGCAATTCGAAACGACTGA
- a CDS encoding ATP-binding protein, whose product MVDKLFPLGHPVPEEDLVGRLHFVDTLVSRLEEGDSIMLAGPRRIGKTSLAQEALRRLKDKGCYTAAVDCFALRDRKHLAEKIVEGCLANRTGLPRTLASIREKVRSFAPVPVSIKVQDLDLEISLFLNQKASPDELLDQALEFPQKLAEKDDRRVVVLFDEFQEASVVAGEDIFKRMRAAFQKQNRVSYLFLGSKEGIMRSLFSSRRQAFYRFAVPLPVPSVPAEAWLAYIVEKYAGRGIEADRNIVGELLELTGGHPYDTMLLCNEAYHLLLQTGGRELTLTLLRQAHAQALRILEPAFTEILDELGKSAHMREVICRLAADSRPYRGGTHPSSVARTLDRLVEKGVIEKVIRGQYRFVEPMFKDYVTELFACERKH is encoded by the coding sequence TTGGTAGACAAACTTTTCCCTCTGGGCCATCCGGTACCGGAAGAAGATCTGGTAGGGCGTCTGCATTTTGTCGACACCCTGGTCTCCCGCCTCGAAGAGGGCGACAGTATTATGCTGGCCGGGCCGCGCCGGATCGGGAAAACGTCTCTCGCTCAGGAAGCGCTTCGCCGTTTAAAGGATAAAGGGTGCTACACCGCGGCCGTCGACTGTTTCGCCCTTCGAGACAGGAAACACCTGGCCGAAAAGATAGTCGAGGGCTGCCTTGCCAACCGTACCGGGCTGCCCAGGACCTTGGCCTCGATTCGGGAAAAGGTACGCAGCTTTGCCCCCGTTCCGGTCAGCATCAAGGTGCAGGACCTGGACCTGGAGATCAGCCTTTTTTTGAACCAAAAGGCCAGCCCTGACGAATTGCTGGATCAGGCCCTGGAGTTTCCTCAGAAGCTGGCAGAGAAGGATGACCGGCGGGTGGTCGTCCTCTTTGACGAGTTTCAGGAGGCGTCCGTTGTCGCCGGCGAAGACATCTTCAAGCGCATGCGGGCCGCCTTTCAGAAGCAGAACCGGGTCAGTTACCTGTTCTTGGGATCCAAGGAAGGCATCATGCGCAGTCTTTTTTCGTCCCGCCGCCAGGCTTTCTACAGGTTTGCCGTGCCGCTGCCGGTCCCCTCTGTGCCGGCGGAAGCCTGGTTGGCGTATATCGTCGAGAAATACGCCGGCCGGGGGATAGAGGCCGACAGGAACATTGTCGGCGAACTGCTGGAGCTTACCGGCGGGCATCCTTACGATACCATGTTGCTGTGCAACGAAGCCTATCACCTTCTCCTGCAAACGGGCGGCAGGGAATTGACACTGACCTTGTTGCGGCAGGCTCATGCCCAGGCGCTGAGGATTCTGGAACCGGCCTTCACGGAGATTCTCGATGAACTGGGTAAGTCAGCCCATATGCGGGAAGTCATCTGCCGGCTCGCCGCCGACAGCCGACCCTACCGGGGCGGCACCCATCCCAGCAGCGTGGCCAGGACCCTCGACAGGCTGGTTGAGAAGGGCGTTATCGAAAAAGTGATAAGAGGTCAGTACCGTTTTGTCGAGCCGATGTTCAAAGACTATGTCACTGAGCTGTTTGCCTGTGAGCGAAAACACTAA